A stretch of the Lolium perenne isolate Kyuss_39 chromosome 3, Kyuss_2.0, whole genome shotgun sequence genome encodes the following:
- the LOC127345593 gene encoding uncharacterized protein, which produces MQSHSAPSSYLCLLLLPCLLLSQQATCAAPARHAGISLRSQKMALLHWKSTLWSPSPPQMSSWQENTSPCNWRGLTCTSVHHGRPMPWVVTGISMPGAGIHGKLGELNFSALPFLTYIDLGGNSLHGPIPANISSLSSLSYLDLQHNHLTGEIPCEIGHLPSLTTLQVSQNILTGYIPPSLGNLTMLTMLIIHQTMISGPIPEEIGRLVNLQGLQLSNSSLTGGIPKSLANLTQLNTLYLFGNQLSGPIIPELGTLVQLQILGLGTNDLSGPVPLSVTNLTKMNSLYLQNNQITGSIPQELGNLLNLQWLGMYSNQISGPIPATLGNLTNLLGLVVQENQLTGSIPHELGNLVNLQVFVSYTNQLSGSIPKSLGNLQNLQVLLLYNNQLTGSVPHEFGNLTGIFDLGLSNNSLSGPLPSNICEGGNLHTLVADSNMLSGPIPWSLTTCKSLVWLNLAMNQITGDISQQFGVYPNLNRINLISNKLFGHISPNWAACAQLEVINLAENMITGSIPTALSKLSNLALLKLHSNNLSGEVPQELGSLRKLYKLDLSSNQLSGYLPSQLGMLSNLVYLDISGNSLSGLIPEELEGCTRLESLNVSSNKFSGNLPGAIGNLASLQILLDVSNNNLSGTLPRQLGKLDMLEFLNLSRNQFSGSIPSSFASMASLSTLDVSYNDLEGPLPSIRLLENASANWFLHNKGLCGNFSSLQPCYSTPIVASHHKRKLLSLLLPIVLIVGLGIPAAIAVTTILIRKKRKLQESGTAEVRDLFSVWNFDGRLAFEDLIRATENFDDRYIIGTGGYGKVYKAELQDRQVVAIKKLHPTEEELNDERRFRSEMEILLQIRQRSIVRFYGFCSHPAYKFLVYDYIQQGSLRKALENEELAKELNWQKRLVLATDVAQAISYLHHECSPPIIHRDITSNNILLDTTFRAFVSDFGTARILKPDSSNWSALAGTYGYIAPELSYTCVVTEKCDVYSFGVVLLEVVMGKHPKNLLDGSLYSGEQSMLVKDILDQRPTAPMTAEEKNLALVIKLAFSCLESSPLRRPTMQEAYQTLTQRPSSGSVHLPFSVLTLQQLTDAC; this is translated from the exons ATGCAATCTCACTCAGCACCCTCGTCCTACCTCTGCCTACTTCTCTTGCCATGCCTTCTTCTCTCGCAACAGGCCACATGTGCAGCGCCGGCGCGCCATGCAGGCATATCACTGAGGTCCCAGAAGATGGCCCTCCTCCACTGGAAGTCCACACTTTGGAGCCCGTCACCGCCACAGATGAGCTCGTGGCAGGAAAACACCAGCCCATGCAACTGGAGAGGCCTCACATGTACTTCTGTTCACCATGGCCGCCCCATGCCCTGGGTTGTGACTGGCATCTCCATGCCAGGTGCAGGCATCCATGGCAAGCTCGGTGAGCTCAACTTCTCGGCTCTCCCATTCCTCACATATATTGATCTCGGCGGCAACAGCCTCCATGGTCCAATACCAGCTAATATCAGCTCCCTGTCATCACTATCGTATCTTGACCTTCAACACAATCACCTCACAGGAGAAATACCATGCGAGATTGGTCACCTACCGAGTCTCACGACACTTCAAGTCTCGCAGAACATACTCACAGGCTACATCCCTCCATCCTTGGGTAACCTAACAATGTTAACTATGCTTATCATTCACCAAACCATGATCTCAGGTCCCATTCCGGAGGAGATAGGAAGGCTTGTCAACCTTCAGGGTTTACAGCTAAGCAACAGCAGCTTAACCGGTGGCATACCAAAAAGTCTCGCAAATCTGACCCAGCTAAATACACTCTACCTGTTTGGTAATCAACTGTCAGGCCCTATTATTCCAGAACTAGGCACGCTAGTCCAACTGCAGATTCTCGGTCTTGGCACAAATGATTTGTCAGGTCCAGTTCCACTCTCCGTAACCAATCTCACTAAGATGAACTCACTTTATCTCCAGAATAATCAGATCACAGGTTCGATACCTCAAGAACTAGGTAACCTATTAAATCTACAGTGGTTGGGGATGTATTCCAACCAAATCTCTGGCCCTATTCCTGCAACTTTAGGAAACCTCACAAACCTACTAGGGCTAGTCGTCCAAGAAAATCAGCTAACGGGTTCCATCCCGCATGAACTTGGCAATCTGGTGAACCTACAAGTATTTGTTTCTTATACAAATCAACTTTCTGGGTCAATACCCAAGTCTTTGGGAAACCTGCAAAACCTGCAAGTGCTGCTCCTATACAATAACCAGTTAACAGGATCAGTTCCTCATGAATTCGGGAATCTCACAGGCATATTTGACCTTGGGTTGAGCAATAACTCACTTTCGGGACCTTTGCCCTCCAACATATGTGAGGGTGGTAATCTTCATACACTAGTTGCCGATTCAAATATGTTGAGTGGCCCAATACCATGGAGCTTGACGACATGTAAAAGCCTGGTTTGGCTCAACCTTGCCATGAATCAGATAACTGGAGATATTTCTCAACAATTTGGAGTGTATCCAAACCTCAACAGAATAAATTTGATATCCAATAAGCTCTTTGGACATATCTCTCCAAATTGGGCTGCATGTGCCCAACTAGAGGTAATAAACCTAGCAGAAAATATGATTACGGGTTCCATACCCACAGCTCTGTCCAAATTGTCCAATCTGGCATTACTAAAACTCCATTCTAATAATCTCAGTGGCGAGGTTCCGCAAGAGTTAGGCTCTCTGAGAAAACTATATAAACTTGATTTGTCATCGAATCAGTTATCGGGATACCTACCTTCACAGCTGGGAATGCTGAGCAATTTAGTATACCTGGACATATCTGGAAATAGTCTGAGTGGATTAATACCTGAGGAACTAGAGGGTTGCACACGTCTAGAGTCCTTAAATGTCAGCAGTAATAAATTCAGTGGTAATTTGCCAGGTGCTATTGGAAATTTAGCAAGCCTGCAGATATTGTTAGATGTGAGTAACAACAACCTCAGTGGCACGTTACCACGACAACTTGGAAAATTGGACATGCTAGAGTTTTTGAACTTATCCCGCAATCAGTTCAGTGGAAGCATTCCATCCTCCTTTGCAAGCATGGCGAGCCTTTCAACACTCGATGTGTCGTACAACGACTTGGAAGGACCACTCCCGTCAATCCGTCTACTTGAAAATGCTTCAGCAAACTGGTTTCTTCACAATAAAGGTCTTTGTGGTAATTTCTCTAGCCTGCAACCTTGTTATTCAACTCCAATAGTAGCTAGTCATCATAAAAGAAAGCTACTTAGTTTGCTCTTGCCCATTGTTCTCATTGTGGGTCTTGGCATTCCTGCTGCAATTGCTGTCACAACAATTCTTATTCGTAAGAAGAGAAAACTACAAGAAAGCGGTACTGCTGAAGTACGGGACCTATTCTCTGTTTGGAATTTTGATGGGAGGTTAGCATTTGAGGATCTAATAAGGGCAACCGAAAATTTCGATGATAGATACATCATTGGAACAGGAGGATACGGCAAAGTATATAAAGCAGAACTCCAAGATAGGCAGGTAGTTGCCATCAAGAAGCTTCATCCGACTGAAGAAGAGTTGAATGATGAAAGAAGATTCCGTAGCGAAATGGAAATCCTATTACAGATCCGACAACGAAGCATTGTCAGATTCTATGGATTCTGCTCTCATCCAGCATATAAATTTCTCGTCTACGACTACATTCAGCAGGGAAGCCTCCGCAAGGCCTTGGAAAACGAGGAATTAGCAAAGGAATTGAATTGGCAGAAGAGACTTGTTCTTGCAACTGATGTGGCTCAGGCAATATCTTATCTGCACCATGAATGCAGTCCACCTATAATCCATCGAGATATCACAAGCAACAACATCTTACTTGATACTACCTTCAGGGCCTTTGTCTCAGATTTTGGCACGGCAAGGATTCTTAAGCCCGATTCATCAAACTGGAGTGCACTAGCAGGAACATATGGCTACATAGCTCCTG AACTGTCGTACACATGTGTCGTGACAGAGAAATGCGACGTCTATAGCTTTGGCGTGGTTCTGCTGGAGGTGGTGATGGGGAAGCATCCAAAGAATCTCTTAGATGGTAGCTTGTACAGTGGTGAACAATCTATGCTGGTGAAAGATATTCTGGACCAACGGCCTACTGCACCGATGACAGCAGAAGAGAAAAACTTGGCTCTCGTCATCAAGCTGGCCTTCTCTTGCTTGGAATCTTCTCCTCTAAGAAGGCCAACCATGCAAGAGGCTTACCAAACACTTACACAGCGACCCTCTTCTGGTTCGGTTCACTTGCCTTTCAGTGTACTTACATTGCAGCAGCTCACGGATGCATGCTGA
- the LOC127345592 gene encoding uncharacterized protein isoform X2 gives MRKWWRCGGRGCVQPCPVGIAGSILVAIVQAAAGAGDGEGDGQADSAECSVNMDEKKMDWTKRYGKSRLNAEKTKCMQEIVCGCSGKPEDENTKFCRCECPPKLGLRRTSDSRWYIIEHRLKHNHTIMDNCGKKNNRRRLRKCKKCAVHKMVTSEHVWLAKMQADGERLRAMKNLMWSIVAPKTILTYQCRPVELAIGNVMPATTHRCFKW, from the exons ATGCGCAAATGGTGGCGCTGTGGTGGAAGAGGGTGCGTGCAGCCATGTCCGGTCGGCATAGCCGGATCCATCCTGGTGGCCATCGTGCAAGCAGCAGCAGGTGCCGGCGACGGAGAAGGTGACGGGCAGGCCGATTCAGCGGAGTGCAGCGTGAATATGGATGAAAAAAAGATGGACTGGACCAAAAG ATATGGGAAGAGCCGTCTGAATGCAGAGAAGACAAAGTGCATGCAGGAAATCGTGTGCGGATGCTCG GGCAAACCAGAGGATGAAAATACGAAGTTCTGCCGGTGCGAGTGCCCCCCGAAGCTCGGGCTTCGAAGGACATCTGACAGTCGGTGGTACATTATAGAGCACAGGTTGAAGCATAACCACACAATAATGGACAATTGTGGCAAAAAG AATAATCGTCGCCGCCTTCGGAAATGCAAGAAATGTGCTGTTCACAAAATGGTCACTTCTGAACATGTGTGGTTAGCTAA GATGCAGGCGGATGGTGAGAGGCTCAGAGCAATGAAGAATCTAATGTGGTCCATTGTTGCACCCAAGACAATTTTAACAT ATCAGTGCCGGCCAGTGGAATTGGCAATAGGGAATGTGATGCCTGCCACAACACATCGGTGTTTCAAGTG GTGA
- the LOC127345592 gene encoding uncharacterized protein isoform X1: protein MRKWWRCGGRGCVQPCPVGIAGSILVAIVQAAAGAGDGEGDGQADSAECSVNMDEKKMDWTKRYGKSRLNAEKTKCMQEIVCGCSGKPEDENTKFCRCECPPKLGLRRTSDSRWYIIEHRLKHNHTIMDNCGKKVFCNGHRPVHQGPCPSATGQQHKHWESVQNNRRRLRKCKKCAVHKMVTSEHVWLAKMQADGERLRAMKNLMWSIVAPKTILTYQCRPVELAIGNVMPATTHRCFKW, encoded by the exons ATGCGCAAATGGTGGCGCTGTGGTGGAAGAGGGTGCGTGCAGCCATGTCCGGTCGGCATAGCCGGATCCATCCTGGTGGCCATCGTGCAAGCAGCAGCAGGTGCCGGCGACGGAGAAGGTGACGGGCAGGCCGATTCAGCGGAGTGCAGCGTGAATATGGATGAAAAAAAGATGGACTGGACCAAAAG ATATGGGAAGAGCCGTCTGAATGCAGAGAAGACAAAGTGCATGCAGGAAATCGTGTGCGGATGCTCG GGCAAACCAGAGGATGAAAATACGAAGTTCTGCCGGTGCGAGTGCCCCCCGAAGCTCGGGCTTCGAAGGACATCTGACAGTCGGTGGTACATTATAGAGCACAGGTTGAAGCATAACCACACAATAATGGACAATTGTGGCAAAAAGGTATTCTGTAATGGACATAGACCTGTACACCAAGGACCTTGTCCGTCAGCTACGGGACAACAACATAAACATTGGGAAAGTGTGCAGAATAATCGTCGCCGCCTTCGGAAATGCAAGAAATGTGCTGTTCACAAAATGGTCACTTCTGAACATGTGTGGTTAGCTAA GATGCAGGCGGATGGTGAGAGGCTCAGAGCAATGAAGAATCTAATGTGGTCCATTGTTGCACCCAAGACAATTTTAACAT ATCAGTGCCGGCCAGTGGAATTGGCAATAGGGAATGTGATGCCTGCCACAACACATCGGTGTTTCAAGTG GTGA